A genomic stretch from Candidatus Hydrogenedentota bacterium includes:
- a CDS encoding FtsX-like permease family protein produces the protein MISNAFILALRELYRNKMRSFLTMLGIIIGVGAVISLVTLGGGATRQVTDQISSLGSNLMMVMPGRRMGPGQGGGGAPFKLADAEAIEREIPSIRAVAPTSASAITAIYGNENWSTTVTGTTERYFDVSNLKIEDGRSFTEPEIRSGAAVCIIGATVWENLFGHQNPIGSKIRLNKLSCEIIGLLESKGQSSMGSDQDDTVIIPLRTYQRRISGTMDVNVIRLSVKDGISTDKMNTEIGYLMRERRHLSDVEEDDFSVMDMKEISTMLTGTTKVLTGLLGAVAAVSLLVGGIGIMNIMMVSVTERTREIGTRLAIGALEREVLLQFLVEAIVLSSVGGLIGIALAVMTALAASNLLQVPFILNVPIILESFLFSGVIGIVFGFFPARKAAMLNPIEALRHE, from the coding sequence CTTGGCGGCGGCGCAACTCGGCAGGTGACCGACCAGATTTCCAGTCTCGGCAGCAACCTGATGATGGTCATGCCCGGACGACGCATGGGACCCGGACAAGGCGGTGGTGGCGCGCCCTTTAAACTGGCCGATGCAGAAGCCATTGAACGCGAAATACCGTCTATAAGGGCAGTGGCTCCCACATCCGCCAGCGCGATAACCGCTATCTACGGCAATGAAAACTGGTCTACTACGGTCACGGGTACAACGGAACGCTATTTTGACGTCAGCAATCTTAAAATAGAGGATGGGCGAAGCTTCACCGAGCCGGAAATCCGATCGGGGGCGGCGGTCTGCATTATCGGCGCAACGGTGTGGGAAAACCTCTTCGGACACCAAAATCCCATTGGAAGCAAGATCAGGCTGAATAAACTTTCCTGTGAAATCATCGGGCTGCTCGAGAGCAAAGGACAATCCTCCATGGGCAGCGATCAGGATGATACCGTGATCATTCCTCTGAGAACGTATCAACGCCGCATCTCAGGAACCATGGATGTGAATGTGATTCGACTGTCTGTAAAGGATGGCATATCTACCGACAAAATGAATACTGAAATCGGCTACCTCATGCGTGAACGGCGCCATTTGTCCGATGTGGAAGAAGACGATTTCAGTGTTATGGACATGAAGGAAATATCGACCATGCTCACCGGTACCACCAAAGTGCTCACCGGCTTGTTGGGAGCCGTGGCGGCAGTGAGTCTGTTGGTCGGCGGTATCGGTATCATGAATATCATGATGGTATCTGTTACGGAACGAACCCGAGAGATCGGGACCCGCCTCGCCATCGGCGCGCTCGAACGTGAAGTGCTGCTCCAGTTTCTCGTTGAAGCGATTGTCTTGTCTTCCGTTGGAGGTCTTATCGGTATCGCCTTAGCAGTCATGACCGCTCTCGCCGCGTCCAACCTGCTCCAAGTTCCTTTTATCCTCAATGTGCCGATCATCTTGGAATCCTTTCTATTTTCCGGAGTCATCGGCATCGTTTTCGGATTCTTTCCCGCCAGAAAAGCGGCCATGCTTAATCCTATCGAGGCCTTACGCCATGAATAA